From Synoicihabitans lomoniglobus, the proteins below share one genomic window:
- a CDS encoding TonB-dependent siderophore receptor: MKNRIKLGVLSMALIGGHFSLAQTITETSASSDDKVSGDVIQMSPFVTSSGDDEGYQAQQTVVGSRSAKNLVDLPASVSIINLQQIDDLGATSVHDVLRYGVSGVTQNQSFNDDVNIRGFRAGTPLRNGATRNATNKGAPLFDIERVEVLKGPGAMLNGSNGGIGGSVNYVTRKPTATRAGEVQLSLSDQGAVRVESNVTGPLYSSDDLDVNYRVTLGLLDSDEPRGKAMEWEDQKFYGGALAFYAKNGSSLTINGYYWENNDYLYLLDFLDITVPADPVTGLIPAVFNQYSTPDFAPGRTEDAFWPIKSSTIDVTYLTKLTENSDLRAAYYYAHHDDRRENNRGITVQADNYTLNRQDVRNNNTSNSHSYQIDYLHQFEADWVKIDSTLGVDGSVDDGLFYQNVLSMPTLDTRNPDYTADAAWFAQFPNDDAYFVELPAGVTGSPTRRKSHTTNLSYYFQENVSFLQDRLILVGGLRWFETDGYTDNFVTGETTHSDPTKFRVHKYGVVYKILPGLSIYATDAQNVFPAAAGNTDRYIQSDGLGEPYKDSLGKLREIGVKFNHQVSDNLSVYGSVVAFEMEQTNIRTFGILPDSGNMGLIQSAKDSADGWETDLGFQFKTDGGRADIILTYFNGDSAVADDEGKAYVRQTNAFVPEKFSVLAKYSWTGGPLKGLRAGFGIEEESSKRYGAYFLDRPLLADGFVGYEFTENWDAQLNLNNLTDERYILQTAANGLVQASDTFRAKLTVSYRW; encoded by the coding sequence CGAGGGCTATCAAGCCCAACAGACCGTGGTCGGCAGTCGCTCGGCCAAGAACCTGGTCGATCTACCAGCGAGTGTGAGCATCATCAACCTGCAACAAATCGACGACTTGGGCGCGACCTCCGTCCACGATGTCCTGCGTTACGGCGTGAGCGGTGTCACCCAAAACCAATCCTTCAACGACGACGTCAACATCCGGGGATTTCGCGCCGGCACGCCGCTGCGGAATGGGGCGACCCGTAACGCCACCAACAAAGGCGCTCCCCTGTTCGACATTGAGCGCGTGGAGGTGCTTAAGGGCCCGGGAGCCATGCTCAACGGCTCCAACGGCGGCATCGGCGGCAGTGTCAACTACGTGACCCGCAAGCCCACCGCTACCCGGGCGGGCGAGGTGCAGCTTTCCTTGAGTGACCAAGGGGCCGTGCGCGTGGAGAGCAATGTCACGGGCCCGCTTTACTCGTCCGATGATCTCGACGTGAACTACCGGGTGACGTTGGGTCTGCTCGATTCCGACGAGCCCCGCGGCAAGGCCATGGAGTGGGAGGATCAGAAGTTCTACGGCGGTGCGCTGGCCTTCTATGCCAAGAATGGCAGCAGCCTCACCATCAACGGCTATTACTGGGAGAACAACGACTACCTCTACCTGCTCGACTTCCTCGATATCACCGTGCCGGCGGATCCGGTCACCGGCCTGATTCCCGCCGTGTTCAACCAATACTCGACGCCGGACTTCGCGCCGGGGCGCACCGAGGATGCGTTTTGGCCGATCAAAAGCTCCACCATCGACGTCACCTACCTGACGAAGCTGACCGAGAACAGCGACCTACGCGCCGCCTATTATTACGCTCACCACGACGATCGCCGGGAGAACAACCGGGGCATCACGGTGCAGGCGGACAACTACACCCTGAACCGCCAGGATGTGCGCAACAACAACACGAGTAACAGCCACAGCTACCAGATCGACTACCTGCACCAGTTCGAAGCGGATTGGGTGAAGATCGACTCCACCCTCGGTGTCGACGGCAGTGTCGACGACGGCCTGTTCTACCAGAACGTGCTGTCCATGCCGACGCTCGACACCCGCAACCCGGACTACACGGCCGACGCGGCTTGGTTCGCGCAGTTCCCCAACGATGACGCCTATTTCGTCGAGCTGCCGGCGGGCGTGACCGGGTCGCCCACGCGCCGCAAGTCCCACACCACCAACCTGTCCTATTACTTCCAGGAGAACGTCTCCTTTTTGCAGGACCGTTTGATTTTGGTGGGAGGCCTGCGCTGGTTCGAGACCGACGGTTACACCGACAACTTTGTCACCGGTGAAACCACGCACTCGGATCCCACCAAATTCCGGGTGCACAAATACGGTGTCGTCTACAAAATCCTGCCCGGCCTTTCGATCTATGCCACGGATGCGCAGAACGTATTCCCGGCCGCCGCCGGCAACACCGACCGCTACATCCAATCCGATGGCTTGGGCGAACCCTACAAGGATTCCTTGGGCAAGCTCCGGGAGATTGGCGTCAAGTTCAACCATCAGGTGTCCGACAACCTGAGTGTCTACGGTTCGGTCGTGGCCTTCGAAATGGAGCAGACCAACATCCGCACCTTCGGCATCCTGCCGGACTCCGGCAACATGGGCTTGATCCAGTCGGCCAAGGACTCGGCCGACGGCTGGGAGACCGACCTGGGCTTCCAGTTCAAGACTGATGGCGGCCGGGCCGACATCATCCTGACCTACTTCAACGGCGACTCCGCGGTCGCGGACGACGAGGGCAAGGCCTACGTTCGCCAGACCAACGCCTTCGTGCCGGAGAAGTTCAGTGTTTTGGCCAAATATTCCTGGACGGGTGGCCCGCTCAAAGGGCTGCGCGCCGGCTTTGGCATCGAGGAAGAATCGAGCAAACGCTACGGTGCCTACTTCCTCGATCGCCCGCTGCTGGCCGACGGTTTTGTGGGTTACGAGTTCACGGAAAACTGGGATGCCCAGCTCAATCTGAACAACCTGACGGACGAGCGTTACATCCTCCAGACCGCCGCCAATGGTCTCGTGCAGGCTTCCGATACTTTCCGCGCCAAGTTGACGGTGTCCTACCGTTGGTAG